Proteins encoded within one genomic window of Pygocentrus nattereri isolate fPygNat1 chromosome 9, fPygNat1.pri, whole genome shotgun sequence:
- the LOC108410464 gene encoding epidermal differentiation-specific protein-like: MSKIIIYEHFNFEGISREFTSSVSNLVQENFNDCISSLKVIGNPWVTYSGVNFSGTQEVYEEGEYARVEHNDSISSLEMVTEDLTDPQITLYEHVDYQGRSIVLKNETNLCHGSFNDIASSHKVQRGAWVLYEHVDRHGAKIVARASRDVPNYGGFNDQLSHVCPLKPGKPTITAEVLWDKKEENVKSVILDSICGLNHGESEQRFSTELCREYEGSVTDNFSFSNATEITMGTSFSVNVEMMKGSNNLSLSNTFTVEKGSSNTRTEKKCVQISLPATIPPRSKLTVNVVRKELDVKVPVKLTITTGSHSREEFGEYRCQSGNSITTEYKEDKI, encoded by the coding sequence ATGAGCAAGATCATCATCTATGAGCATTTTAACTTTGAGGGCATTAGCAGAGAGTTCACCTCCTCTGTCTCCAACTTAGTTCAGGAGAATTTTAATGACTGCATCTCCTCTCTGAAGGTGATTGGGAATCCATGGGTGACATACTCAGGTGTCAATTTCAGTGGTACCCAGGAAGTCTATGAAGAGGGTGAATATGCCAGAGTGGAGCACAATGACAGCATTTCCTCTCTGGAGATGGTGACGGAGGACCTGACGGATCCTCAGATAACACTTTATGAACATGTGGACTATCAGGGAAGAAGTATTGTGCTGAAGAATGAGACCAACCTGTGCCATGGCTCTTTTAATGATATAGCATCTTCTCACAAGGTGCAAAGAGGAGCCTGGGTTCTGTACGAGCATGTTGACAGACATGGGGCAAAGATAGTGGCCAGAGCTTCTCGTGATGTTCCAAACTATGGCGGGTTCAATGACCAACTGTCTCATGTGTGCCCTCTCAAGCCAGGAAAGCCCACCATTACAGCTGAGGTTCTCTGGGACAAGAAggaagaaaatgtaaaatcagTTATCCTTGACTCCATATGTGGCCTGAACCATGGAGAAAGTGAACAAAGATTCTCCACTGAGCTGTGCAGAGAGTATGAGGGCTCCGTCACTGACAACTTTAGCTTTAGCAATGCAACAGAGATCACCATGGGAACATCCTTTAGCGTGAATGTAGAAATGATGAAGGGGAGCAATAACCTCTCTTTGAGTAATACCTTCACTGTGGAGAAAGGGAGCAGCAACACCAGAACCGAGAAGAAGTGTGTCCAGATCTCCCTGCCGGCGACTATCCCTCCCCGCTCCAAGCTTACTGTGAACGTGGTGAGGAAGGAGTTAGATGTGAAGGTCCCTGTCAAGCTGACCATCACCACTGGTTCCCACAGCAGGGAAGAATTTGGAGAGTACCGGTGCCAGTCTGGCAACTCCATCACCACCGAGTACAAGGAGGACAAAATCTAG